ACCAAGACAACGGACAGTTATCGTATGAAGGAACCTACAAGGACGGTATACAAGAAGGTCCTTGGGTCCAGTACTACGAAGACGGACAGTTATCGTACAAAGGAACCTACAAGGTCGGTGAAGAAGAAGGTCCTTGGGTCTATTACCACGACAACGGACAGGTGTGGTACGAAGGAACCTACAAGGATGGTATACAAGATGGTCCGTGGGTTGAATACTGGAAGAACGGACAGTTACGTTGGAAAGGCAACTACAAGGACGGTAAGGAAGATGGACCTTGGGTTCATTACTACCCCAACGGACAGTTATCGTCCAAAGGAACCTACAAGGATGGTGAGAAAAAAGGTCCTTGGGTCCTTTACTGGTACAAAGGACAGTTATCGTCCAAAGGAACCTACAAGGATGGTGAGAAAGAAGGTCCTTGGGTCTATTACCTTCCTGACGGACAGTTATCGGACAAAGGAACCTACAAGGACGGTGAGTTAGTAAAACAATATCAATAGACCCCTCGTTTTACGGAGGGGTTCATTCATAGTTTGATGGTGGTTTCTTTTTACCTAAAACTTGATACGGACCGAATAGTTTCTCGATCTTTTCTGTATTGACCCATTTCTTCTTTCGTTTTTCTAACGACTTCTCTCGCACCTTCATTGAGAAGGACCCGACGATATCCC
The DNA window shown above is from Gammaproteobacteria bacterium and carries:
- a CDS encoding toxin-antitoxin system YwqK family antitoxin, with product MKQILTTIDDLVERDGLYYKEFTDVPFTGDITDKTTQGTFRNGEKEGPWVEYQDNGQLSYEGTYKDGIQEGPWVQYYEDGQLSYKGTYKVGEEEGPWVYYHDNGQVWYEGTYKDGIQDGPWVEYWKNGQLRWKGNYKDGKEDGPWVHYYPNGQLSSKGTYKDGEKKGPWVLYWYKGQLSSKGTYKDGEKEGPWVYYLPDGQLSDKGTYKDGELVKQYQ